In one window of Henckelia pumila isolate YLH828 chromosome 1, ASM3356847v2, whole genome shotgun sequence DNA:
- the LOC140875490 gene encoding protein NONRESPONDING TO OXYLIPINS 2, mitochondrial-like isoform X2 produces MASKCCRIFNRASISNAILKPNLKANTTSFSRIPSAPSPLRRSFVSRTPVELGSVASMLPLHSAVAMARMTSCLSPSARSCRALSQELGLSVPR; encoded by the exons ATGGCTTCGAAGTGCTGCCGTATTTTCAACAGAGCTTCCATTTCTAACGCCATTTTGAAGCCAAATCTAAAAGCAAACACGACGTCGTTTTCGAGAATACCCTCTGCACCCTCACCCCTTCGCCGTTCATTTGTTTCCAG GACGCCGGTGGAGTTGGGGAGCGTGGCATCCATGCTTCCCCTGCACAGTGCAGTGGCAATGGCGAGGATGACGTCATGCCTGAGCCCATCTGCTCGGAGTTGTAGGGCTCTTTCCCAGG AGTTGGGTCTATCCGTTCCAAGGTGA
- the LOC140875490 gene encoding protein NONRESPONDING TO OXYLIPINS 2, mitochondrial-like isoform X1 translates to MASKCCRIFNRASISNAILKPNLKANTTSFSRIPSAPSPLRRSFVSRTPVELGSVASMLPLHSAVAMARMTSCLSPSARSCRALSQGHSLPGELLGHID, encoded by the exons ATGGCTTCGAAGTGCTGCCGTATTTTCAACAGAGCTTCCATTTCTAACGCCATTTTGAAGCCAAATCTAAAAGCAAACACGACGTCGTTTTCGAGAATACCCTCTGCACCCTCACCCCTTCGCCGTTCATTTGTTTCCAG GACGCCGGTGGAGTTGGGGAGCGTGGCATCCATGCTTCCCCTGCACAGTGCAGTGGCAATGGCGAGGATGACGTCATGCCTGAGCCCATCTGCTCGGAGTTGTAGGGCTCTTTCCCAGG GGCACAGCCTCCCTGGAGAATTACTTGGGCATATCGATTAG
- the LOC140876500 gene encoding uncharacterized protein produces MYAISLTGNQIDLSKLRHRENTSGRPLPWSGPNHKGNGRDVSDRVGASVPRGGESRGVVSRGRQGHSIPSFPDERSSGAGAVEHRRGAGKRPMEEGKKGGEVLPADPAKKLREASSSSVRKARSHPLLLDGVNSDGAESFWDSSDFEIGLRRGAKVVGDHDLNHLIPRSSSILHHSIALGSCQILSAVRALEA; encoded by the exons atgtatGCAATCTCCCTTACAGGTAACCAGATTGACCTGAGTAAGCTCCGTCATCGGGAGAATACCTCCGGCCGCCCTCTTCCTTGGAGTGGGCCGAATCACAAGGGGAATGGGAGAGATGTATCTGATCGTGTTGGTGCGTCAGTTCCCCGTGGTGGAGAGAGCCGAGGCGTGGTATCGCGGGGACGCCAGGGCCATAGTATCCCTTCCTTTCCTGATGAGAGATCTTCGGGTGCTGGTGCTGTTGAGCACCGGAGGGGGGCAGGCAAGAGGCCGATGGAGGAGGGTAAAAAAGGGGGTGAAGTCCTTCCTGCTGATCCTGCGAAGAAACTTCGGGAGGCTTCATCCTCTTCGGTGAGGAAAGCGAGATCACACCCCTTGCTTCTTGACGGGGTGAATAGTGATGGTGCAGAGTCCTTCTGGGACTCTAGTGATTTTGAGATTGGCCTTAGGCGGGGGGCCAAGGTAGTAGGGGATCATGATTTGAACCATTTGATCCCTCGATCTTCTTCGATCCTACACCACTCTATTGCCCTTGGCTCTTGTCAG ATTTTGTCCGCTGTACGAGCTCTGGAGGCTTGA
- the LOC140875490 gene encoding protein NONRESPONDING TO OXYLIPINS 2, mitochondrial-like isoform X3 → MASKCCRIFNRASISNAILKPNLKANTTSFSRIPSAPSPLRRSFVSRTPVELGSVASMLPLHSAVAMARMTSCLSPSARSCRALSQGT, encoded by the exons ATGGCTTCGAAGTGCTGCCGTATTTTCAACAGAGCTTCCATTTCTAACGCCATTTTGAAGCCAAATCTAAAAGCAAACACGACGTCGTTTTCGAGAATACCCTCTGCACCCTCACCCCTTCGCCGTTCATTTGTTTCCAG GACGCCGGTGGAGTTGGGGAGCGTGGCATCCATGCTTCCCCTGCACAGTGCAGTGGCAATGGCGAGGATGACGTCATGCCTGAGCCCATCTGCTCGGAGTTGTAGGGCTCTTTCCCAGG GCACATGA